In Archangium violaceum, the following are encoded in one genomic region:
- a CDS encoding ABC transporter substrate-binding protein/permease, with product MQARGELLWGADAQGGAPYVFQDPMDPNRLIGFEVDLANALAEKLGVRARPVLGPWDSLLELLARGDFDVALNGIEVAEEKKRVCLLSRPYYSAGERLTVRRGDPHAPHVLSQVKGRPVGTLPGSLAERILRREGAQVRTYEGGQDEIFADLKLGRTDAVLLDEPITRYYGTIEPDLEVAPGSFGEVRYAVAVRLGEEDLLRAIDEALDELARDGTLRSIYERWGLWNPETAALLGDPNPSPSGVPEQYDAWRAAVGKVPPFLERVKERYPATLALFARGALMTLGVSLLSMALAVATGVVLAVMRVFGPLPLRWLAMAYIEVVRGTPLLVQLTLVYFGLPQLGLRLNPLTAGVLTLGLNYAAAEAENYRAGISSVPAGQHEAARVLGLTRWQTLRHVVFPQAMRISLPPMTNDFIALLKDSSLVSLVTLTELTRTYLNLANAMRDHLGLGLLVAAIYLLLGLPFAHLARTVEARLGRHLKAVAR from the coding sequence GTGCAGGCCCGTGGAGAGCTGTTGTGGGGGGCCGACGCGCAAGGCGGTGCGCCCTACGTCTTCCAGGACCCGATGGACCCCAACCGGCTCATCGGCTTCGAGGTGGACCTGGCCAACGCCCTCGCCGAGAAGCTCGGTGTGAGAGCGCGTCCGGTGCTCGGCCCGTGGGACTCGCTGCTGGAGCTGCTGGCGCGCGGCGACTTCGACGTGGCGCTCAACGGCATCGAGGTGGCCGAGGAGAAGAAGCGCGTCTGCCTCCTCTCGCGGCCCTACTACTCCGCCGGAGAGCGGCTCACCGTGCGCCGGGGAGACCCCCACGCGCCCCACGTGCTGTCCCAGGTGAAGGGCCGTCCCGTCGGTACGCTGCCCGGCTCGCTCGCCGAGCGCATCCTCCGCCGCGAGGGCGCGCAGGTGAGGACCTATGAGGGTGGCCAGGATGAGATCTTCGCGGACCTGAAGCTGGGCCGTACGGACGCGGTGCTGCTCGACGAGCCCATCACCCGGTACTACGGCACCATCGAGCCGGACCTGGAGGTGGCACCGGGCTCCTTCGGCGAGGTGCGCTACGCGGTGGCGGTGCGGCTGGGAGAAGAAGACCTGCTGCGGGCCATCGACGAGGCGCTGGACGAGCTGGCGCGCGACGGCACGCTGCGGTCCATCTACGAGCGGTGGGGCCTGTGGAACCCCGAGACGGCGGCACTGCTGGGCGACCCGAACCCGAGCCCGAGCGGCGTGCCGGAGCAGTACGACGCATGGCGGGCCGCGGTGGGCAAGGTGCCGCCCTTCCTCGAGCGCGTGAAGGAGCGCTACCCGGCCACGCTGGCGCTGTTCGCCCGGGGAGCGCTGATGACGCTGGGGGTGTCGCTGCTGTCCATGGCCCTGGCCGTGGCGACGGGCGTGGTGCTGGCGGTGATGCGCGTCTTCGGCCCCCTCCCCCTGCGCTGGTTGGCCATGGCCTACATCGAGGTGGTGCGCGGCACGCCGCTGCTGGTGCAGCTCACCCTGGTGTACTTCGGACTGCCACAGCTCGGGCTGCGGTTGAATCCGCTCACCGCGGGCGTGCTGACGCTGGGGCTCAACTACGCGGCGGCCGAGGCGGAGAACTACCGCGCTGGAATCTCCAGCGTGCCCGCGGGCCAGCACGAGGCGGCCAGGGTGCTCGGCCTCACGCGGTGGCAGACCTTGCGGCACGTCGTGTTCCCCCAGGCCATGCGCATCTCCCTGCCGCCGATGACGAACGACTTCATCGCGCTGCTCAAGGACAGCTCACTGGTGTCGCTGGTGACGCTCACCGAGCTCACGCGCACCTACCTCAACCTGGCCAACGCCATGCGAGACCACCTGGGCCTCGGCCTCCTGGTGGCCGCCATCTACCTGCTGCTCGGCCTGCCCTTCGCGCACCTGGCGCGCACGGTGGAGGCCCGGCTCGGCCGGCACCTGAAGGCGGTGGCGCGATGA
- a CDS encoding amino acid ABC transporter ATP-binding protein produces the protein MIRVEDVRKRFPGAAAPTLDGVSFTLETGRLAAILGPSGSGKSTLLRCIVGLERPDSGTIHLGGQAGLVFQSFELFPHLTTLDNCVLAQRLVAKRSRADAEARARQLLEALGLTHRLDAYPDMLSGGQRQRVAIARALAMEPAVLLYDEPTSALDPSLRREVVETLRRVGSLGMTQLVVTHDVALARASEVVLVLDHGHLVEQGPPQQVLDAPRHDATRRLLAQAHD, from the coding sequence ATGATCCGCGTCGAGGACGTGCGCAAGCGCTTCCCCGGCGCGGCCGCGCCCACGCTGGACGGCGTGTCCTTCACGTTGGAGACCGGCAGGCTGGCGGCCATCCTCGGACCGAGCGGCTCGGGCAAGTCCACGCTGCTGCGCTGCATCGTGGGCCTGGAGCGGCCCGACTCGGGCACCATCCACCTGGGCGGACAGGCGGGGTTGGTATTCCAGTCCTTCGAGCTGTTCCCTCACCTGACCACGCTGGACAACTGCGTGCTGGCGCAACGGCTGGTGGCGAAGCGCTCGCGAGCCGACGCGGAGGCGAGGGCGCGCCAGTTGCTGGAGGCGCTCGGGCTGACACACCGGCTGGACGCCTATCCGGACATGCTCTCCGGAGGGCAGCGGCAGCGGGTGGCCATCGCGCGGGCGCTGGCCATGGAGCCGGCGGTGCTGCTCTACGACGAGCCGACGAGCGCGCTGGACCCGTCCCTGCGCCGCGAGGTGGTGGAGACGCTGCGCCGGGTGGGCTCGCTGGGAATGACCCAGCTCGTGGTGACGCACGACGTGGCGCTCGCGCGGGCCTCGGAGGTGGTGCTGGTGCTGGACCATGGCCACCTCGTGGAGCAGGGCCCACCCCAGCAGGTGCTCGATGCCCCCCGGCACGACGCCACGCGCCGGCTGCTCGCGCAGGCCCATGACTGA
- a CDS encoding glycoside hydrolase family 15 protein: MRQRIDDYALLGDCHSAALVGRDGSIDWACFPRFDSAAVFCRILDMRQGGSFRVSPEGPYQSRRRYLDDTNVLITTFTTPTGVLEVTDCMPVRLALARSSRVGTRHSLLRRLRCVGGEVTARVVVAPRFEYGAFVPHIRLTSPRTAELVGGADALWVTATRPLSAHENALRARWRLRPGDEAWVEAAWTPSLVQRALEDMPDQNAMRRRLEETVTFWREWISHCAYEGEYTQAVRRSALVLKALTYAPSGAIIAAPTTSLPEEPGGERNWDYRYTWLRDTTLTLISLMLLGYREETVAFRHWLGRTSAGRPEDVQIMYGIRGHRRLPEVELPHLEGHQGARPVRVGNGAVKQLQLDVFGEMLEGAWLFSKMGGRMTAETWDFLRGLVDGVCERWRQPDQGLWEIRDEPRHFIHSKLLCWVALDRGLRIARARRLPAAVGRWSRERTLLREYLLREGGRDGWFSQAVGSDRADASVLQLPALGFLPSAHPLVSRTVEKVRRLLERDGLLFRYHAPDGLRGGEATFLLCSFWLHDVLVHSGRTQEAEELLRHLLSLANDVGLYAEEAVPGTGEAMGNFPQAFTHMALVASCAQLSAGRSFQLPRPGAYDYADFALTYHLGRRSIFMSHFSWEAVM, translated from the coding sequence ATGCGGCAGCGCATCGACGACTACGCCTTGCTGGGCGACTGCCATTCCGCGGCGCTGGTGGGCCGTGATGGCTCCATCGACTGGGCCTGCTTCCCCCGGTTCGACTCCGCCGCGGTGTTCTGCCGCATCCTCGACATGCGCCAGGGTGGCTCCTTCCGGGTGAGCCCCGAGGGTCCCTATCAATCCAGACGCCGGTACCTCGACGACACCAATGTGCTCATCACCACCTTCACCACGCCCACCGGAGTGCTGGAGGTGACGGACTGCATGCCCGTGCGCCTGGCGCTGGCGCGCAGCTCGCGCGTGGGGACGCGGCACTCGCTGCTGCGCCGGCTGCGCTGCGTCGGTGGCGAGGTGACGGCCCGCGTGGTGGTGGCGCCGCGCTTCGAGTACGGGGCCTTCGTGCCACACATCCGCCTCACCTCGCCGCGGACGGCGGAGCTGGTGGGGGGCGCGGACGCGCTCTGGGTGACGGCCACGCGCCCGCTCTCCGCGCACGAGAACGCCCTGCGCGCCCGCTGGCGCCTGCGGCCCGGAGACGAGGCCTGGGTGGAGGCGGCGTGGACGCCCTCGCTCGTCCAGCGCGCCCTGGAGGACATGCCGGACCAGAACGCGATGCGCCGGCGGCTGGAGGAGACCGTGACCTTCTGGCGCGAGTGGATCTCCCACTGCGCCTACGAGGGCGAGTACACGCAGGCGGTGCGCCGCTCGGCGCTGGTGCTCAAGGCGCTCACGTACGCGCCCTCGGGCGCCATCATCGCGGCCCCCACCACGTCCCTGCCCGAGGAGCCGGGCGGCGAGCGCAACTGGGACTACCGCTACACCTGGCTGCGGGACACGACGCTCACGCTCATCTCCCTGATGCTCCTGGGCTACCGGGAGGAGACGGTCGCCTTCCGGCACTGGTTGGGGCGCACCAGCGCGGGCCGCCCCGAGGACGTTCAAATCATGTACGGCATCCGTGGCCACCGGCGGCTTCCGGAGGTGGAGCTGCCCCACCTGGAAGGCCACCAGGGCGCACGGCCCGTGCGCGTGGGCAACGGAGCGGTGAAGCAGCTGCAGCTCGACGTCTTCGGGGAGATGCTCGAGGGGGCGTGGCTCTTCTCGAAGATGGGCGGGCGGATGACGGCGGAGACGTGGGACTTCCTGCGCGGGCTGGTGGACGGCGTGTGCGAGCGCTGGCGCCAGCCGGATCAGGGCCTGTGGGAGATCCGCGACGAGCCCCGGCACTTCATCCACTCGAAGCTGTTGTGCTGGGTGGCGCTGGACCGGGGGCTGCGCATCGCGCGGGCGCGGCGGTTGCCGGCGGCGGTGGGGCGCTGGTCGCGCGAGCGCACGCTGCTGCGCGAGTATCTGCTGCGCGAGGGCGGGCGCGATGGGTGGTTCTCCCAGGCGGTGGGCTCGGACAGGGCGGATGCGTCGGTGCTGCAGCTTCCCGCGCTCGGCTTCCTCCCGTCGGCCCACCCGCTGGTGAGCCGCACGGTGGAGAAGGTGCGCCGGTTGTTGGAGCGGGACGGGCTGCTCTTCCGCTACCACGCTCCGGATGGACTGCGCGGCGGGGAGGCAACCTTCCTGCTGTGCTCCTTCTGGCTGCATGACGTGCTGGTGCACTCGGGGAGGACGCAGGAAGCGGAGGAATTGCTGCGACACCTGCTGAGCCTGGCCAATGACGTGGGCCTCTACGCGGAGGAGGCGGTGCCGGGCACGGGCGAGGCGATGGGCAACTTCCCCCAGGCCTTCACACACATGGCCCTGGTGGCCTCGTGTGCTCAGCTCTCCGCGGGCCGGAGCTTCCAGCTCCCCAGGCCGGGCGCGTACGACTACGCGGACTTCGCGCTCACCTACCACCTCGGCCGGCGCTCCATCTTCATGTCCCACTTCTCGTGGGAAGCGGTGATGTGA